A DNA window from Amphiprion ocellaris isolate individual 3 ecotype Okinawa chromosome 8, ASM2253959v1, whole genome shotgun sequence contains the following coding sequences:
- the LOC111568969 gene encoding taste receptor type 1 member 1-like: MKFVLSSLCLLGSLLHALTRCTVPASEFHLEGDYLIGGLFDIHPASSSLRHDRPEAIDCSSQPILLSNYRRFQIMRFSVEQINNSTNLLPNVLLGYEIFDHCSDTQSFQDVLKLISVSGLIHPWGEPHQQQAQKSKNSTVIGVAGPFTSTFCLTVAPLLMADLIPMVSYGASSSVFSSKMKYPSFLRTVHANQDVIEVIVNIMQHFDWRWVAFLNSDNDFGIDGLNMFIKRIADTNICLAYNRGLNDNTNHSQILKQIEAQNVTVIIVFSPQLEAEALIKAAIRLNVTNKVWIADEGWSLNKRLPKLERIKNIGIVLGVSQPEFPIPGFNDFIYSTKSQPLDRDAGGQEFYSQVCNCSSMNAEDILAVDPSFSFSVYSATYAIAHALHKTLQCEAGRCDKNITVYPHKVLAELKKSNFTLLDQHIRFDANGDPRFGSYDVILWNYGGDAQVIGFYKFHSSVNFYINDTKIKWFTNGEVPTSVCSPECPTGYARKQVPSHKCCFTCIICPNRTYINITEDPYSCISCKDTEWSAEGSTSCNQRLVEFIPFTDSGAILIMLGAGALVGLTLAVSVLFAVNYNTPVVRSAGGPMCFLILGCLSLCSISVFFYFGQPSVSSCVLRFLPFFLFYTVCLACFVVRSFQIVCIFKIAAKFPKLHSWWIKYHIQWLVITAAFVTQALVFVIGYSSAPPKPYNETVWYPREIILSCDIDLIATSGSIVLLSSLCSLCFIFSYMGKDLPKNYNEAKSITFCLLLLILTWIIFATEYMLYRGKYIHTINALAVLSSLYSFLLWYFFPKCYIIIFQPHKNTQQYFQDLIQNYTKTISQ, encoded by the exons TCAACCCATCCTCCTCTCAAATTACCGGAGGTTTCAGATAATGAGATTCTCTGTCGAGCAAATCAATAACTCCACCAACCTACTGCCGAATGTATTACTCGGCTACGAGATATTTGACCACTGCTCAGATACGCAGAGCTTCCAAGATGTTTTAAAGCTCATCTCAGTCAGTGGGTTGATTCATCCTTGGGGAGAACCACATCAGCAACAAGCACAAAAGTCCAAAAACTCCACAGTGATAGGAGTGGCGGGTCCGTTTACGAGCACCTTTTGCCTAACAGTGGCCCCACTGTTGATGGCAGATCTCATACCAATG GTCAGTTATGGAGCCTCTAGTTCTGTTTTTTCATCCAAAATGAAATATCCCTCTTTCCTGCGGACGGTGCACGCCAATCAAGACGTCATAGAAGTGATTGTTAACATCATGCAACACTTCGACTGGCGCTGGGTTGCTTTCCTGAACAGTGATAATGATTTTGGAATTGATGGACTGAATATGTTCATTAAGAGGATTGCGGATACCAATATCTGCCTGGCGTATAACAGAGGCCTCAACGACAACACAAATCACTCTCAAATATTAAAACAGATAGAGGCACAGAATGTAACCGTCATAATAGTTTTTTCTCCACAACTGGAAGCTGAAGCTCTCATTAAGGCAGCGATACGACTGAATGTCACAAACAAGGTGTGGATAGCAGACGAAGGATGGTCCTTAAACAAACGGCTTCCAAAGTTGGAAAGAATCAAAAATATTGGCATTGTCCTCGGGGTGTCTCAGCCAGAGTTCCCAATACCTGGTTTCAATGATTTTATCTATTCCACCAAAAGCCAGCCTCTTGATAGAGATGCAGGAGGACAGGAGTTTTACAGTCAGGTTTGCAACTGCAGTAGCATGAATGCTGAGGATATTCTGGCTGTGGACCCATcgttctctttttctgtttattctgcCACATATGCCATCGCTCATGCCTTGCACAAAACCTTACAATGTGAAGCCGGCAGATGTGATAAAAATATTACGGTGTATCCACATAAG GTTCTGGCAGAGCTGAAGAAGTCAAACTTCACACTTTTAGATCAACACATTCGGTTTGATGCGAACGGCGACCCCAGGTTTGGATCCTATGACGTAATTTTATGGAATTACGGTGGTGACGCACAGGTGATCGGCTTTTATAAATTTCACTCATCAGTCAATTTCTACATCAACGACACCAAAATCAAGTGGTTCACAAATGGGGAG GTGCCTACTTCAGTATGTTCCCCAGAATGTCCTACAGGATATGCAAGAAAGCAAGTTCCAAGCCACAAATGTTGCTTCACTTGTATAATCTGTCCAAATAGAACTTACATCAACATCACAG AGGATCCCTACAGCTGCATCAGCTGCAAGGACACAGAATGGTCTGCAGAGGGAAGTACATCCTGCAACCAGCGGCTGGTGGAGTTCATCCCATTTACAGACAGCGGGGCCATACTGATCATGTTGGGGGCCGGGGCCTTGGTGGGCCTCACTCTAGCTGTGTCTGTCCTCTTTGCTGTTAACTACAACACGCCTGTTGTCAGATCTGCTGGGGGACCCATGTGCTTCCTGATTTTAGGCTGCCTCAgtctgtgcagcatcagtgttttcttttactttggCCAGCCATCAGTTTCTTCTTGTGTCTTGAggtttctgccatttttcttGTTCTACACTGTTTGTCTGGCATGTTTTGTCGTGCGCTCCTTTCAgattgtttgcattttcaaaatCGCCGCCAAGTTCCCCAAACTCCACAGCTGGTGGATAAAGTATCACATCCAGTGGCTGGTCATCACTGCAGCGTTTGTCACTCAGGCTCTTGTATTCGTTATTGGCTATTCTTCTGCACCTCCAAAGCCTTACAATGAGACAGTGTGGTACCCACGAGAAATCATACTCAGCTGTGACATCGATCTAATTGCAACATCTGGTTCTATAGTCTTACTGTCATCATTATGCTCcctttgctttattttctcctACATGGGAAAAGACCTGCCAAAAAACTACAATGAGGCCAAATCAATCACCTTCTGCCTCCTGCTGCTGATCCTCACATGGATCATCTTTGCCACTGAGTACATGCTTTATCGTGGTAAATACATCCACACTATTAACGCCCTGGCTGTACTCTCCAGTCTCTACTCCTTTCTGTTGTGGtattttttcccaaaatgttacatcattatttttcagccacataaaaatacacagcagtACTTCCAAGATCTCATTCAGAACTACACCAAAACTATCAGTCAGTAG